Part of the uncultured Desulfobacter sp. genome, ATTATTTCATACACAATACTGAGTCCAAGGCCGGTTCCGGTCCCCACCGGCTTGGTGGTGAAAAAGGGATCGAACAATTTTTTTAAATTTTCCTGGGGGATACCGCATCCGGTGTCCGAAACAACGATCTCAACAAAACGGTCTTCAACTCTTCTGCCGGTTTGAACAAATCGGGTGGACAATTCTATGGTACCGGGTCCTTGGATGGCTTGAATCGCATTGACCAAAATATTCATAAGAACCTGACTGATCTTTTGGGGATAGCATTCAATCCGAGGAATATCACCAAAGCTTTTCGTTACCGTTGTACCTTTCTTGATCTGGATTTTCAGCATTTTCAACGTATTATCCAACGCATCGTTGAGATTAAGCTCGTTTTGTTTGGCATCATCCACCCGGGAAAAAGTCCTTAAATCCTGGACAATTTCTCTTATTTTATTTACGCCGTATAGGGATTCGGCGATAAGATCCTGCACATCCTCTAGGATGAAATCAATGTCTTTTTCTTTTTTTTCAGCGGCCAACTCATCTAACAATTGTGCGGCCTTTTGATCCGTCGACGATGCAAGATATGACTCAAGCACCTCATATTTCCGTATCAATGAAACGATCTGGTTAAAATACTTTTTACTGGTGTCCAGATTGGTTCGCACATAAGACAATGGATTATTAATTTCATGGGCCACGCCTGCGGCAAGAAGTCCGATGGACGCCATTTTTTCAGCCTGAACAATCATTGATGCCTGGTCCTGGACTTTCTGCTCCAATCCCCGGTTGACCTGTGCAAGCTCTTTATTGGACTGTTCCAACGCTCGTTGAAGCTCTATTTTTTTTTGCTCCAGGCTCCAGGTATGGGTAAGCGCCCGGGCAAATTGCAGAATCTCTTCGTAATTAAACGGTTTCCTCAGATAAAAGAGGTCATCCCGCCCGGTCACGGCAATGATGTCCTCGGGGGCGTATTCACTGTATGCCGTCACAATGACGATTTTAATGCGCGGATCAAGGGTCCATATTTTCCCTGCGGTTTCAGCCCCATTAAGGCCCGGCATTTTCATATCGATGAAGGCCACAGCAAAGGGATTATTTTCCTGAAGTGATGTTTCAACACATGCAATTCCCCGGCTCCCCTGATCTGCCAGGGTTAATTCATATCCATAGGGATTTTCTGGGTCCAAAGAAGCAGATAAAGAGATATCCAGCCCATCAGACGACTCCATGGCATTGGAAAAAAGCGCTGGGGCACCGTCATCGTCCCCGGGCATATCAAAAAGAGCCCGGCCCATGGATAGGCTATCCGGCTCATCTTCCGGCAATAGTATACTTTGATAGGTCTCCCGGATGGTCTCATCATCGTCAATGACCAGTATTCTTTTATTCTCTTCCATTGTCCATCTCTTTCAAATGGTCTTATATGGGATCTTGGATTTTACGAAGTTTAGTTTTTTTTTATATGAAAGAGTTTAATAAGTTATTGAGTTCTTTCAATTTTCGTTGTGGGCCGCAGCCTGCCAGATGATAAACCTGGCTCGTCCCATGGCCGTTATATGAAATAACAGCCACGAGCTAATCTAAATTCGTCACCACTCAGGCTAACCCCACAACAAAACATGAAAGTAATTCAATAATTTATTGGAACTTTGATATGAAAGTATTTAATCACAAATTTGACGATTTGAAAAGAGTTTGACCATCTATCCTTGGATGCATAAGCAGCCACGGGCAGGAATGTCATCCAGACGATTTCCGGTCGTCGAAATATAGGACTCATTGTTGGGCAGGCAACGGCCGTGGTTATTTCAAGAGATAAATCCTTTTTACATTCACAGTGGTCAAGATTTTTTAAAAAAATTGATTGAATAGCGGTCATGGTTTTAAAGAGATAGGAGCAGCTAAAGAGGAAACAATATTATTAATCACGACTATAGTTGCCCCTCTCTCTTCTTTTTTGATTTTTAGACTCAAAATGCCTTCCTGGCAATATCCAGTTCCATAGGCATCATGGCAGTCTTCACAACTTCGCTTTCCACGGATGAAAACCCTACGCTTCGCATGGTGTCGGCAATCTCTCCACTGTTAAACATCAGGTCCTGTCCTGAAAACATCCAGGACATGCATCCCAATACGTATGCCTTGGGGCGGGTGCGTTCATGTGTGGCACCATCTGCCAGACTGACAAAGACACCGCCCGGTTTCAGGGCATGATAAATTTTTTCGAGCATGGTTTTTAGATCAAAACGAACGAAATTGAGCGTTGCGCTGGCCCAAATCAAGTCGTAGTTTTCACCGATAGGGTCGTTGATATAATCACCGGCCATGGTCGCTACCCGACCCGTCATTTCGTACTCGGCAATGAATTCCTCAGCCACGTTAACCACTGCGGGCCGGTCAAAGATTATTCCTTGCATACTGGGATGCTCAGCCACGATTGCAATGCAGTGAAGACCCGGGCCGCCGCCAAGGTCCAGCATTTTCTTAAAGGATGAAAAGCCTTCGATTTCAGCAACCCTGAGAGCCATTTGCTGGGCCGTTCCACCTCGTTCATAGTTGGCCATGGATCGGGCATAGGATTCCCACACAGCTTCGTCACTTACATCCACAGGGTTTTCACGGGGCCCGAAGCGCACAATATGGTCCATATCCTTCAGAACGAATTCGGACATTTTATGCATCATAGAAAATCCTTGGCCCTGATAGGCCGGGCTTTGGCTGTGCAGGACGGCCTGGGTATCCGGCTGATTACAATAACACCCATTATTCTTATCCAGCAGACTTAACGCGGCCAGGCCGTCAAGCAAATACCGCGTATACACCGGATGGGTTTCCAATCTGGACGCCACCGTTTCCGCGGATTGTGGTGTTGACAGACAATCAAAAATCTTCAGCTCAATGGCGGTAATAAGTAACTGTGTTTGCGTATAGCCATTGATGATGTCGTAAAGGTGGTCTATCCGTGTATCCAAATCAGGTAATTTTTTCATGTGGGGTTCCTTTATCTATATTGTTTCTTCCGGGTCCTCTTCATGCCTTAAAATCGGTAGGTGAGCTTTAGGCCTATTTCACGGGGATCGCTATATGTTATATAAGTCTCTCCTTTACTTGAATAATCTTCATCAAAGATGTTCTTACCATAGAGATAAACATCCCAGCTTTCAGCCTCATACCCAATTTTTGCATTAATCAGTTGATAAGCATCTCTTTCATATGTATTTGTCCTTTCTAAATAAGTTTTCCCAACACCAACCAAATCAACTCCGACATAAAGGCCGTTCCCCGGTCGATATTGACCACCTATGGCAAATGTATATTCGGGGACATTAGGCGCCTTGTTATCGCTATAATCGCCTGAATCGTCCCGATATTCATCATATTCTACATTAGTATAGCCAACATTTGCCGTTATGGTGAATTGAGGTGTGATTTTTACCTGTAGTTCCAGTTCAGCGCCATAGGAGACTGCAGTAGCAGCATTGGTTATGTAAGTCCATGGGGTGATCGTCTCTGTCACCTGCATGTCATCTATATCCATGTAAAACAGTGCACCGTTTACGATCAATCTGTTTTTGAAAAGTTGACTTTTAAAGCCTATTTCATAGGACCACAGCTCTTCGCTATCATAGCTGTCGTATTCCGAAGCAGTACTCATCGCATTGAAACCACCTGATCGGAAGCCTTTGGCAACCGTAGCATACCCCATCACCTGTTCAGTTATGGCATAATCCACACTGAATTTAGGCGCAATGTCATCCCAGGTATCATCAAAAGAGTTGCCAGTAATATAATCCTGCATATCTTTTTCCTGTGTTTCATAACGCAGACCGCCAGTCACACCAATTTTGGGCGTTAATGCATAACGAAGCTGGCCAAAAATGGCGAAGGCCTCGCCCCCAAGCTCCCGATTTCTCGTCATCGACGCCATTGTAACGTCAGTTGTATCATCGTCGTTATCATAATAGATACCGGCAACCCAACTCATCTTCTTTGTATTTGATGATAACCTTAGTTCCTGAGCAATTTTGTCGTATTCGTTATTATTCGATGCAGGCCATAATGCAACGGGGTTAAAATCATAATCAATATCAAAATCAGTTTTAGAAAGGCGGTGGGAGGTGATTGAAGTTACATTTAATGTATCATTAAAATCGTAACTAACTTTTAAGGCTTGACTGCTGGTGAATGATTCCTCTTTGGTGTCAAAATCAGAATATACTTCCCGGTCACCGGAAGCAGTAAGTCCCAAAGCGGCGGCCCCATCTTCACTCAACCCCATTTTGTTGCCGTCATTGTCATATTCCAGCTGAGAGAAAATTAAGCTGAGATCAAGACCGTTTATCGGCGTCCATTTAAGTTGGCCTTTTCCGAACCAATGCTCTTTATCGTTTTCCACATCGCCGGTGTACCCATTTTTAATAAAACCGTCTTTATCGTAATATTGGCCGGACAGTCCAAAGAAGAACCTATCCTGAACAATCGGCCCGCTCAAGCTAAAGGCAACTTCCTTTTTATAATCCTGACCACAATCAACCGAGATCTTTCCACGATATGCGTTATCTGGTTGACGGGTAATAATGTTGATAGCACCGGCTTCGGCACTTTTTCCGTACAAGGTTCCTTGGGGACCGCGTAATACTTCTACCCGCTCAATATTCTGTAGTGTATCCTCATATCCAGCAAAAGTTAAAACTGGAACCCCGTCAATGAACATGGCAGTTGAAACACTGTTTGTCCCTAGTTCAGCCGACATACCCCTCATAACAGGTCTTGCAGCACCTGAAACGCCTTGGGCGTTGATTATTAGATTTGGTACGTAATCGCTCAACTCGCTAACAGAAGAAATATTCCTGTCATCAAGTATAAATTCATCAAAGGCTG contains:
- a CDS encoding methyltransferase, with the protein product MKKLPDLDTRIDHLYDIINGYTQTQLLITAIELKIFDCLSTPQSAETVASRLETHPVYTRYLLDGLAALSLLDKNNGCYCNQPDTQAVLHSQSPAYQGQGFSMMHKMSEFVLKDMDHIVRFGPRENPVDVSDEAVWESYARSMANYERGGTAQQMALRVAEIEGFSSFKKMLDLGGGPGLHCIAIVAEHPSMQGIIFDRPAVVNVAEEFIAEYEMTGRVATMAGDYINDPIGENYDLIWASATLNFVRFDLKTMLEKIYHALKPGGVFVSLADGATHERTRPKAYVLGCMSWMFSGQDLMFNSGEIADTMRSVGFSSVESEVVKTAMMPMELDIARKAF
- a CDS encoding ATP-binding protein translates to MEENKRILVIDDDETIRETYQSILLPEDEPDSLSMGRALFDMPGDDDGAPALFSNAMESSDGLDISLSASLDPENPYGYELTLADQGSRGIACVETSLQENNPFAVAFIDMKMPGLNGAETAGKIWTLDPRIKIVIVTAYSEYAPEDIIAVTGRDDLFYLRKPFNYEEILQFARALTHTWSLEQKKIELQRALEQSNKELAQVNRGLEQKVQDQASMIVQAEKMASIGLLAAGVAHEINNPLSYVRTNLDTSKKYFNQIVSLIRKYEVLESYLASSTDQKAAQLLDELAAEKKEKDIDFILEDVQDLIAESLYGVNKIREIVQDLRTFSRVDDAKQNELNLNDALDNTLKMLKIQIKKGTTVTKSFGDIPRIECYPQKISQVLMNILVNAIQAIQGPGTIELSTRFVQTGRRVEDRFVEIVVSDTGCGIPQENLKKLFDPFFTTKPVGTGTGLGLSIVYEIIKFHGGRIDVSSQLGQGSQFKLLFPVKMKNSALDPGPT
- a CDS encoding TonB-dependent receptor: MKIFQLAIVFISILIAVNQSIADNEQSEISLDSITVTANKQEENIQEVPMSITAFDEFILDDRNISSVSELSDYVPNLIINAQGVSGAARPVMRGMSAELGTNSVSTAMFIDGVPVLTFAGYEDTLQNIERVEVLRGPQGTLYGKSAEAGAINIITRQPDNAYRGKISVDCGQDYKKEVAFSLSGPIVQDRFFFGLSGQYYDKDGFIKNGYTGDVENDKEHWFGKGQLKWTPINGLDLSLIFSQLEYDNDGNKMGLSEDGAAALGLTASGDREVYSDFDTKEESFTSSQALKVSYDFNDTLNVTSITSHRLSKTDFDIDYDFNPVALWPASNNNEYDKIAQELRLSSNTKKMSWVAGIYYDNDDDTTDVTMASMTRNRELGGEAFAIFGQLRYALTPKIGVTGGLRYETQEKDMQDYITGNSFDDTWDDIAPKFSVDYAITEQVMGYATVAKGFRSGGFNAMSTASEYDSYDSEELWSYEIGFKSQLFKNRLIVNGALFYMDIDDMQVTETITPWTYITNAATAVSYGAELELQVKITPQFTITANVGYTNVEYDEYRDDSGDYSDNKAPNVPEYTFAIGGQYRPGNGLYVGVDLVGVGKTYLERTNTYERDAYQLINAKIGYEAESWDVYLYGKNIFDEDYSSKGETYITYSDPREIGLKLTYRF